In the Gemmatimonadota bacterium genome, one interval contains:
- the bshC gene encoding bacillithiol biosynthesis BshC encodes MTLPRIITEGLGGGPLARQLIAGDAPTHWYPARPASPEGWRARADEVRRSVAPDWSSRLSLAFGASGAARDRLERVAAAGGVVVTTGQQPGLFGGPVYTWSKALAALELADAIERVTGVPTAPVFWAATDDADFAEARDTWVAGPGGGLRLSMPGPALDGLPMHEHPLGDVSGALERLAESAGSAVDPGVLDAVRLAYHPGQTVGGAYLTLLRVLLQPLGIAVLDASHPALLAAERPWLERALTHGSEVESALLARSAELRAAGIEPQVADVAGLSLVFGREEGRKVRVPLRLASQVAGDASERLSPNVLLRPVVERAILPTVAYVAGPGEIAYFAQVGAVAQALGVAVPLVVPRWSCTIVEPHVGTLLATREVTREELSDADAVEGRLARRSAPEPVLRALESMREGIEREAAALADVLHGEDALLPRAVVDGMRRQMTWRAERLERRLVAALKRRDVDMRRDVATLRGALYPGGTKQERALNLIPILARHGLRVLDAMRIAARRHAEALVHGRTIPVDAA; translated from the coding sequence ATGACACTCCCGCGCATCATCACGGAGGGGCTCGGGGGTGGGCCGCTGGCCCGTCAACTGATCGCGGGCGATGCCCCCACGCACTGGTACCCGGCGCGCCCCGCCTCCCCTGAGGGGTGGCGTGCGCGCGCCGACGAGGTGCGACGATCGGTGGCGCCCGACTGGTCCTCGCGCCTCTCCCTGGCCTTTGGCGCGAGCGGCGCGGCGCGCGACCGTCTCGAACGCGTCGCCGCTGCCGGCGGGGTCGTCGTGACGACGGGGCAGCAGCCAGGGCTTTTCGGGGGGCCCGTCTACACCTGGTCCAAGGCGCTGGCCGCCCTCGAACTCGCCGACGCGATCGAGCGGGTGACGGGCGTACCGACCGCACCGGTGTTCTGGGCCGCCACGGATGACGCGGACTTTGCCGAGGCCCGCGACACCTGGGTGGCGGGGCCCGGCGGAGGGTTGCGGCTGTCGATGCCGGGGCCGGCGCTGGACGGGCTCCCCATGCACGAGCATCCGCTGGGCGACGTCTCCGGGGCCCTGGAGCGGCTGGCCGAGTCGGCCGGGTCGGCCGTGGACCCGGGCGTGCTCGACGCGGTGCGCCTGGCCTACCATCCCGGACAAACGGTGGGCGGGGCGTACCTCACGTTGCTGCGCGTCCTGTTGCAGCCGCTCGGGATCGCCGTGCTGGACGCGTCGCATCCGGCGCTGCTGGCCGCGGAGCGTCCCTGGCTGGAACGGGCGCTCACGCATGGCAGCGAGGTCGAGTCGGCGCTCCTGGCGCGAAGCGCGGAGCTGCGTGCCGCCGGTATCGAGCCGCAGGTGGCGGACGTGGCGGGGCTGTCGCTCGTGTTCGGGCGCGAGGAGGGACGCAAGGTCCGGGTGCCGTTGCGGCTGGCGAGCCAAGTCGCCGGGGACGCGTCGGAACGCCTCTCGCCCAACGTGCTCCTGCGCCCGGTCGTCGAGCGCGCGATCCTCCCGACGGTCGCCTACGTCGCCGGCCCTGGCGAGATCGCCTACTTCGCGCAGGTCGGCGCGGTGGCGCAGGCGTTAGGCGTGGCAGTGCCGCTGGTCGTGCCGCGCTGGTCGTGCACAATCGTCGAGCCCCACGTGGGCACACTGTTGGCCACACGCGAGGTGACCCGCGAGGAGCTCTCCGATGCCGATGCGGTGGAGGGTCGCCTGGCGCGACGGTCGGCGCCCGAACCGGTCCTGCGCGCGCTGGAATCGATGCGCGAGGGGATCGAGCGCGAGGCGGCGGCGCTGGCCGACGTGCTGCACGGCGAGGACGCACTGCTGCCACGCGCCGTCGTCGATGGCATGCGACGGCAGATGACGTGGCGCGCCGAGCGACTGGAGCGTCGGTTGGTGGCCGCGCTCAAGCGTCGCGACGTCGACATGCGGCGCGACGTGGCCACACTGCGCGGCGCGCTCTATCCCGGCGGGACGAAGCAGGAGCGCGCGCTGAACCTCATCCCGATCCTTGCCCGACACGGCCTGCGGGTGCTGGACGCGATGCGGATCGCCGCACGACGGCACGCCGAGGCACTGGTCCACGGCCGGACGATCCCGGTCGACGCGGCGTGA
- a CDS encoding 23S rRNA (pseudouridine(1915)-N(3))-methyltransferase RlmH yields the protein MRMRLVVVGRVREPALAEMIASYETRAIRYWPLEIVEVKEEHGRDAAVAMRREGERLLERAADSVLIACDERGDSLSSTAFSEWLQRLREGGRDVSFVIGGAYGLAPAVREAAARRITLAPFTLPHELARLVLVEQLYRAGTIVRREPYHKA from the coding sequence ATGAGGATGCGCCTCGTGGTGGTGGGGCGCGTGCGCGAGCCGGCACTGGCCGAGATGATTGCCTCGTACGAGACGCGGGCCATCCGGTACTGGCCGCTCGAAATCGTCGAGGTGAAGGAAGAGCATGGGCGCGATGCCGCGGTGGCGATGCGGCGCGAGGGCGAGCGTCTCCTGGAACGGGCTGCAGACTCGGTGCTGATCGCGTGCGACGAGCGCGGCGACTCCCTCAGCTCGACCGCCTTCTCCGAATGGCTCCAACGGCTACGGGAGGGGGGGCGCGACGTCTCGTTCGTCATCGGTGGCGCCTACGGACTGGCCCCGGCGGTTCGGGAGGCGGCGGCTCGCCGTATCACGCTGGCCCCATTCACCCTGCCGCACGAGCTGGCGCGCCTGGTGCTGGTCGAGCAGCTGTATCGCGCGGGGACGATCGTTAGGCGGGAGCCGTACCACAAGGCCTAG
- the lpxK gene encoding tetraacyldisaccharide 4'-kinase, whose translation MDPAAVWEGEELAARGARALLAPLGWLYGVGVAGRNALFDAGFLRSRPTALPAISVGNLSVGGTGKTPVAADIARRLVAGGGRPALILRGYGDDEPAVHAILNPDVPVLTSPDRVAASAEARSRGCDVVVLDDAFQHRWARREVDVVLVAAEQWRPPHRLLPAGRYREPPASLGRATLVLVTRKTASAEEALGVRDAVARLTTAPTATVAFQLDVLRRVGGDGETRALSTLRGESVLAVTGIGAPGAFGRQLEREGADVELVSFPDHHRFSASEVTEILRRAPHGGCVVCTLKDAVKLGAMWPRASVPLWYVSQRLTLESGEPAYDAAIRQVLDARSHAPTIR comes from the coding sequence ATGGACCCGGCCGCCGTGTGGGAGGGGGAGGAACTGGCGGCGCGCGGTGCACGCGCGTTGCTCGCCCCGCTCGGCTGGCTGTACGGCGTCGGGGTCGCCGGGCGCAACGCCCTGTTCGATGCCGGGTTCCTGCGGAGTCGTCCCACCGCGCTGCCGGCGATCTCGGTGGGGAACCTCTCGGTCGGGGGGACGGGGAAGACGCCGGTCGCCGCGGACATCGCGCGGCGGCTCGTGGCGGGGGGAGGGCGACCGGCGCTGATCCTGCGCGGCTACGGTGACGACGAGCCCGCGGTGCACGCCATCCTCAATCCGGATGTGCCGGTCCTAACGAGTCCCGATCGTGTGGCCGCCAGCGCGGAGGCGCGCTCGCGCGGCTGCGATGTCGTGGTACTCGACGACGCCTTCCAGCACCGCTGGGCTCGACGCGAGGTCGACGTCGTCCTCGTGGCCGCAGAGCAGTGGCGCCCCCCGCATCGGCTGCTCCCTGCGGGGCGGTACCGTGAGCCGCCGGCTTCCCTGGGTCGCGCGACGTTGGTTCTCGTGACGCGCAAGACGGCGTCGGCCGAGGAGGCGCTGGGGGTTCGCGATGCGGTGGCGCGCCTGACGACGGCGCCCACGGCAACGGTCGCCTTTCAGCTCGACGTGTTGCGGCGAGTTGGAGGGGACGGGGAAACTCGGGCGTTGTCGACGCTGCGGGGCGAATCGGTCCTGGCGGTCACGGGGATCGGCGCGCCGGGTGCCTTCGGACGTCAGCTGGAACGGGAGGGGGCCGACGTGGAGCTGGTATCGTTTCCAGATCACCACCGGTTTTCGGCGTCCGAGGTCACCGAAATCCTGCGACGTGCCCCGCACGGTGGCTGTGTCGTCTGTACGCTGAAGGACGCGGTCAAGCTCGGGGCGATGTGGCCTCGCGCCTCCGTGCCCCTGTGGTATGTTTCGCAGCGCTTGACCCTCGAATCGGGCGAGCCGGCGTATGACGCGGCGATTCGCCAGGTGCTCGACGCTCGTTCGCACGCCCCCACCATCCGCTAA
- a CDS encoding lysophospholipid acyltransferase family protein, whose translation MSDGRPEGWRRRLRVAVAATVGGGLIRLLAMTWRVTTRGGEGLREVRAAKRGAVFVVWHGELLPALWAFRGQGITALISSHADGEIIARFCATIGFRLVRGSSSRGGARALLELVRELEAGHEVAVTPDGPRGPRRAFAPGALVAAMRAGAPVIAFGVDVDRAWRFRSWDRFVLPKPFARVTVTTTVATPVHATSTREAEGEVPRFTSLLMSVCQPDET comes from the coding sequence GTGAGCGACGGGCGCCCCGAGGGCTGGCGGCGGCGGCTGCGGGTCGCGGTCGCCGCGACCGTCGGTGGGGGGCTGATTCGCTTGCTGGCGATGACCTGGCGGGTGACGACCCGCGGGGGAGAGGGGCTTCGGGAGGTCCGCGCCGCGAAACGCGGTGCGGTGTTCGTGGTCTGGCACGGGGAGCTGTTGCCTGCGCTGTGGGCCTTTCGAGGGCAGGGAATCACCGCGCTGATCAGCAGCCACGCCGACGGCGAGATCATCGCGCGCTTCTGCGCCACCATCGGCTTTCGCCTCGTGCGCGGGTCGTCGAGCCGCGGCGGGGCGCGCGCGCTCCTCGAGCTGGTGCGCGAGCTCGAGGCCGGGCATGAGGTGGCGGTGACCCCTGACGGTCCGCGCGGCCCGCGTCGGGCCTTCGCCCCGGGCGCGCTAGTGGCAGCGATGCGGGCCGGGGCGCCGGTGATCGCCTTCGGGGTCGACGTCGACCGGGCGTGGCGCTTTCGCTCGTGGGATCGGTTCGTCCTCCCGAAGCCGTTCGCGCGGGTGACGGTCACGACCACCGTGGCCACCCCGGTGCATGCGACCTCCACGCGAGAGGCGGAGGGCGAGGTCCCCCGGTTCACGTCGCTCCTGATGTCGGTCTGCCAGCCCGACGAGACCTAA
- the lpxB gene encoding lipid-A-disaccharide synthase — protein MREVLVIAGEASGDLHAAGLARALAVLRPDLRLVGMGGRNMRNAGVELLEDAEKMAVMGFVEVLRKVPHHWLLLRQLERRLASGNVALLITIDYPGFNMKVAEAARRHGVPVLYYITPQVWAWGANRLPKLSRLITKAAVILPFEEALLRQHGIDATFVGHPLLDRALALPTQAEARRQLGIAESRRVLALFPGSRAQEIARHLDDFVATARLLEARYPGLEVVVSAAPTVTLDPARCPYRQVHGASFAVLRAADAALCKSGTTTLEAAVAGCPLVVAYRTSGWTHAIARRLVKIPFIGLVNVVAGREVAREFVQDDLVPARIVETLGDLLEDGSPVRAEQQRALGEVRAMLGTPGAAERVAQMAAELVR, from the coding sequence GTGCGTGAGGTCCTGGTGATCGCCGGCGAGGCCTCCGGCGATCTGCACGCGGCCGGGCTCGCGCGGGCCCTGGCGGTGTTGCGCCCCGACCTTCGGCTGGTCGGCATGGGAGGGCGCAACATGCGGAATGCCGGCGTCGAGCTCCTCGAGGACGCCGAGAAGATGGCGGTGATGGGGTTCGTGGAGGTGCTGCGCAAGGTGCCGCACCACTGGCTGTTGCTGCGGCAGCTGGAACGACGTCTCGCCAGCGGCAATGTGGCGCTGCTCATCACGATCGACTATCCCGGCTTCAACATGAAGGTCGCGGAGGCCGCGCGCCGACATGGGGTCCCGGTGCTGTACTACATCACCCCGCAGGTGTGGGCGTGGGGGGCGAACCGCCTGCCGAAGCTCTCGCGCCTGATCACGAAGGCGGCGGTGATCCTCCCGTTCGAGGAGGCGTTGCTCCGGCAGCACGGGATCGACGCGACCTTCGTCGGGCATCCGTTGCTGGACCGGGCGCTGGCACTTCCGACGCAGGCGGAGGCCCGCCGCCAACTCGGGATTGCCGAATCGCGACGCGTGCTGGCGCTGTTCCCCGGGAGCCGTGCGCAGGAGATCGCACGCCATCTCGACGACTTCGTAGCGACGGCGCGCCTTCTCGAGGCGCGGTATCCCGGGCTGGAGGTCGTGGTGAGTGCGGCGCCGACGGTGACACTCGACCCGGCGCGCTGTCCGTATCGTCAGGTGCACGGCGCGTCGTTCGCGGTGCTGCGCGCCGCCGACGCCGCGTTATGCAAGAGCGGGACGACGACGCTGGAGGCGGCGGTGGCGGGATGCCCGCTGGTGGTGGCCTATCGCACGAGCGGTTGGACCCACGCGATCGCTCGTCGCCTGGTCAAGATCCCGTTCATCGGGCTGGTGAATGTCGTGGCCGGGCGCGAGGTCGCCAGGGAGTTCGTGCAGGATGACCTGGTCCCGGCGCGGATCGTCGAGACCCTGGGGGACCTCCTGGAGGACGGGAGCCCGGTGCGCGCGGAGCAGCAGCGGGCGTTAGGCGAGGTGCGCGCCATGCTGGGGACGCCCGGGGCCGCGGAGCGCGTGGCACAAATGGCGGCGGAGCTGGTGCGGTGA
- a CDS encoding Gfo/Idh/MocA family oxidoreductase, translated as MRVGVIGAGALGYHHVRIMREMEDVTFVGFHEARVERAAQVASELGVPSFAETQSLIDACDALTIVVPTPAHFAVAKEAVARGKHVLIEKPLTATLAEADELLDLASRSGALVQTGHVERFNRAIRAAMPYVDRPRFLESDRLAPFNPRGSDVAVVLDLMIHDIDLLLTLVKSGAQDVAAVGIPVLTPFVDIANARITFQSGAVANVTASRVSRERMRKLRIFQPSGYLSLDLGAGNGEFYRIRGDVDLAELTKAPQALEAFVERIPLEAPEGEPLRLEFRSFIDAVLGRSPVTVTGADGREALAVAMRIVQEIERTRTSLAGGPERARA; from the coding sequence ATGCGCGTCGGCGTCATCGGCGCCGGGGCGTTAGGCTACCATCACGTCCGCATCATGCGGGAGATGGAGGATGTGACGTTCGTGGGCTTCCACGAGGCGCGCGTCGAGCGGGCCGCGCAGGTCGCGTCCGAACTCGGCGTGCCATCGTTCGCCGAGACGCAGTCGCTGATCGACGCCTGTGACGCGCTGACGATCGTGGTGCCCACGCCGGCGCACTTCGCCGTGGCGAAGGAGGCCGTGGCCCGCGGCAAGCACGTCCTCATCGAGAAGCCGCTGACGGCGACGCTCGCCGAGGCGGACGAGTTGCTCGACCTGGCGTCGCGGAGCGGTGCGCTCGTGCAGACGGGACATGTGGAGCGCTTCAACCGTGCGATTCGCGCGGCGATGCCGTACGTCGATCGTCCGCGCTTCCTCGAGAGCGATCGGCTCGCGCCGTTCAATCCGCGCGGCTCGGACGTGGCGGTGGTGCTCGACCTCATGATCCACGACATCGACCTGCTGCTCACGTTGGTGAAGAGCGGCGCGCAGGACGTCGCGGCGGTCGGGATCCCCGTGCTCACCCCGTTCGTCGACATCGCCAACGCGCGCATCACCTTTCAGTCGGGGGCGGTGGCCAACGTCACGGCGAGTCGCGTGTCGCGGGAACGCATGCGGAAGCTGCGCATCTTCCAGCCGTCGGGCTACCTGTCGCTCGACCTGGGCGCGGGGAACGGCGAGTTCTATCGCATTCGGGGCGACGTGGACCTGGCGGAGCTGACCAAGGCCCCGCAAGCCCTGGAGGCGTTCGTCGAGCGCATCCCGCTCGAGGCCCCTGAGGGCGAACCATTGCGGCTCGAGTTTCGCTCGTTCATCGATGCCGTGCTCGGGCGCTCGCCCGTGACCGTGACGGGGGCGGACGGTCGTGAAGCCCTAGCGGTGGCCATGCGCATCGTGCAGGAGATCGAGCGTACGCGCACGTCGCTCGCCGGTGGGCCGGAGCGCGCGCGTGCGTGA
- the lpxA gene encoding acyl-ACP--UDP-N-acetylglucosamine O-acyltransferase produces MSTVIHPTAIVSPQAALGEGVRIGPFAIVGEQCELGDGCVIEARAVLERNVKLAPHVVVGIGSVLGGDPQDLKFKGEETWVEIGEGTRIREYTTINRGTSQSYRTTVGRGCFLMSYVHLAHDCHVGDGVIISNGTQLAGHVTVEDRVIISGLVAVHQFVKIGKHAFVGGCSRVAKDVPPFLKAVGNPVKLYGLNSVGLQRSGFSEETVRELKRAYRLFFRSELNVSQAMERARSELQPMAEVDHFLRFLEDSGRGVVI; encoded by the coding sequence ATGAGCACCGTCATCCATCCCACGGCGATCGTCTCGCCGCAGGCGGCGTTAGGCGAGGGGGTCAGGATCGGCCCGTTCGCCATCGTGGGCGAACAGTGCGAGCTGGGCGACGGCTGCGTGATCGAAGCGCGCGCCGTGCTCGAGCGTAACGTGAAGCTCGCCCCGCACGTGGTGGTCGGCATCGGGTCGGTGCTCGGCGGTGACCCGCAGGATCTCAAGTTCAAGGGCGAGGAGACCTGGGTCGAGATCGGCGAGGGGACGCGGATTCGCGAGTATACGACGATCAATCGCGGCACGTCGCAGTCGTATCGCACGACGGTGGGGCGCGGCTGCTTCCTGATGTCGTACGTACACCTGGCGCATGACTGCCACGTGGGCGATGGCGTCATCATCTCCAACGGGACGCAGCTGGCCGGGCACGTGACGGTCGAGGACCGGGTGATCATCTCTGGCCTCGTCGCCGTGCACCAGTTCGTGAAGATCGGCAAGCACGCCTTCGTTGGTGGGTGCTCGCGCGTGGCGAAGGACGTCCCGCCGTTCCTCAAGGCGGTCGGGAACCCGGTGAAGCTGTATGGGCTCAACAGCGTCGGCCTGCAGCGGAGTGGCTTCTCGGAGGAGACGGTGCGTGAGCTCAAGCGCGCGTATCGCCTGTTCTTCCGCTCGGAGCTCAACGTGTCGCAGGCCATGGAGCGCGCGCGCTCGGAGTTGCAGCCGATGGCCGAGGTGGATCACTTCCTGCGTTTCCTCGAGGACTCCGGCCGAGGGGTGGTGATTTGA
- a CDS encoding bifunctional UDP-3-O-[3-hydroxymyristoyl] N-acetylglucosamine deacetylase/3-hydroxyacyl-ACP dehydratase, whose product MSAPRRQTIARAVTLEGVGLHLGVPCRLTFRPAAPGSGIRFVRVDLAGAPTVRAHVSVAVETERRTQLGEGEGALHTVEHVLAAVAAHEIDDLSIEMDGPEPPIMDGSAGPFFRALEEAGIAPHGGRVEVLRVSSPVRVEHGESWYEVFPADALSLEVSIDFPHPLVGRQEGRYEVTPSRFADELADARTFGFAHEVEYLRGRGLIKGGSTENALVLGPDGVVDNALRWSDEFVRHKAMDCVGDLALAGKRVQARVVAHRPSHAGTVRLVRELTQKACKETQVIEIEEIMRLLPHRYPFLLVDRVIEYEEGKRVVGIKNVTINEPFFQGHFPGHPIMPGVLIIEAMAQVGGILLMGTVTNAEDKVVYFTSLDNVKWRKPVRPGDQLRFELEVVKIRGPVCQMRGVAKVDGGLVAEADMAAMLRDR is encoded by the coding sequence GTGAGCGCGCCTCGTCGGCAGACCATTGCGCGCGCCGTCACGCTCGAGGGGGTGGGGTTGCACCTTGGAGTACCGTGCCGCCTGACCTTCCGCCCGGCCGCGCCGGGGAGCGGGATTCGGTTCGTTCGCGTCGACCTGGCGGGGGCACCCACGGTCCGCGCCCACGTCTCGGTGGCGGTGGAGACGGAGCGCCGGACGCAACTTGGGGAGGGGGAGGGGGCGTTGCACACGGTCGAGCATGTGCTGGCGGCGGTGGCGGCGCACGAGATCGACGATCTCTCGATCGAAATGGACGGTCCCGAGCCGCCAATCATGGACGGGAGCGCAGGACCCTTCTTTCGCGCGCTGGAGGAGGCAGGGATTGCGCCGCACGGCGGGCGGGTCGAGGTTCTGCGCGTGTCGTCGCCCGTTCGCGTGGAGCACGGCGAGTCGTGGTACGAGGTCTTCCCAGCCGATGCGCTGTCGCTCGAGGTCTCGATCGACTTCCCGCACCCGCTGGTGGGGCGACAGGAAGGACGCTACGAGGTGACGCCGTCGCGCTTCGCGGACGAATTGGCTGACGCGAGGACCTTCGGCTTCGCGCACGAGGTCGAGTACCTGCGCGGTCGGGGATTGATCAAGGGGGGCTCGACGGAAAACGCACTCGTGCTCGGCCCTGACGGAGTGGTGGACAACGCACTACGCTGGTCGGACGAGTTCGTGCGGCACAAGGCGATGGATTGTGTGGGGGACCTCGCCCTGGCGGGGAAGCGAGTGCAGGCGCGTGTGGTGGCCCACCGCCCCAGTCATGCCGGAACGGTGCGACTGGTGCGTGAACTGACCCAGAAGGCGTGCAAGGAGACGCAGGTGATCGAAATCGAAGAGATCATGAGGCTGCTCCCCCATCGGTATCCGTTCCTCCTCGTGGATCGCGTGATCGAGTACGAGGAAGGAAAGCGAGTGGTGGGGATCAAGAACGTGACGATCAACGAGCCGTTCTTTCAGGGGCACTTTCCCGGGCACCCGATCATGCCGGGAGTGCTCATCATCGAGGCGATGGCCCAGGTGGGGGGGATCCTCCTGATGGGGACGGTCACGAACGCCGAGGACAAGGTGGTCTACTTCACGTCGCTCGATAACGTGAAGTGGCGCAAGCCGGTGCGTCCTGGCGACCAGCTGCGCTTCGAGCTCGAGGTCGTGAAGATTCGTGGGCCGGTGTGCCAGATGCGTGGCGTGGCCAAGGTCGACGGCGGGCTGGTGGCGGAAGCCGACATGGCGGCGATGCTGAGGGACCGATGA
- the lpxD gene encoding UDP-3-O-(3-hydroxymyristoyl)glucosamine N-acyltransferase: MLTAREIADLVGGVLHGDAEASVSGVAPLDRATTGQLTFLGVAKYAPLFATCGASVALVSPELAAVAGTVAARVVVARPQEAMLRVLPQLFAPPPRKVGIDPTARIGRGAVIGADVWVGAYVVIGEGARIGDRAQLEAHVVIGDGVTIGEDSHLYPHVTTYPGTSLGARVIVHAGARLGNDGFGYVSTRAGHQKIPHVGRCFIEDDVEIGANTTIDRGSIDDTVIGAGTKIDNLVMIAHNVRIGRLCLIVAQTGISGSTHLGDGCVVGGQAGIAGHHQIGAGARIGAQAGVFGDVPAGETWSGYPARPHREALRAQAATFKLAGMLRRLEQLLGGGDA, translated from the coding sequence ATGCTCACGGCACGCGAGATCGCGGACCTCGTTGGCGGGGTCCTTCACGGGGATGCGGAGGCGTCGGTATCCGGTGTCGCCCCGCTCGACCGGGCGACCACAGGACAGTTGACCTTCCTCGGCGTCGCCAAGTACGCGCCGCTCTTCGCGACCTGCGGGGCGAGCGTGGCGTTGGTCTCGCCGGAGCTGGCCGCGGTTGCCGGGACGGTGGCGGCGCGGGTGGTGGTGGCGCGACCCCAGGAGGCGATGCTGCGCGTCTTGCCGCAGCTCTTTGCCCCTCCGCCCCGGAAGGTCGGCATCGATCCCACCGCGCGCATCGGGCGCGGGGCGGTGATCGGCGCCGACGTGTGGGTGGGCGCCTACGTCGTGATCGGGGAGGGGGCCCGCATCGGCGATCGTGCGCAACTCGAGGCGCACGTGGTGATCGGGGACGGCGTGACGATCGGCGAGGACTCCCACCTGTACCCCCACGTGACGACGTATCCCGGGACGTCGTTAGGTGCGCGCGTGATCGTGCACGCGGGGGCCCGGCTGGGGAACGATGGGTTCGGCTACGTGTCGACGCGTGCCGGACACCAGAAGATCCCGCACGTGGGGCGCTGTTTCATCGAGGACGACGTGGAGATCGGTGCGAACACGACCATCGATCGCGGGAGCATCGATGACACGGTGATCGGCGCGGGGACGAAGATCGACAACCTCGTGATGATCGCGCACAACGTGCGGATTGGGCGCTTGTGCCTGATCGTGGCGCAGACGGGGATCTCCGGCAGCACGCACCTGGGCGATGGCTGCGTCGTGGGCGGACAGGCGGGGATCGCCGGGCATCACCAGATCGGCGCGGGGGCGCGGATCGGCGCGCAGGCAGGTGTCTTTGGTGACGTGCCGGCGGGGGAGACGTGGTCGGGCTACCCGGCGCGTCCCCACCGCGAGGCGCTGCGGGCGCAGGCGGCGACCTTCAAGCTCGCCGGCATGCTGCGACGCCTCGAGCAACTGTTGGGCGGGGGCGACGCGTGA
- a CDS encoding OmpH family outer membrane protein, with the protein MAVGFLALGAGVASAQSAGVKFAYIDSRVVLDKAPGRAAAESTFQKEYDAAQVKIKKMQDTLEAMASAYQKGAAQMTAVNRELREKEIREKQQSFENAARLLDVQMQQRQNELVQPMMAQIREVLDALRKEDGYSFIFDIGTQASVIVAADSTLNVTDKVVSRLKPIPVTAAKPDSTKPSGMKAQPAGVVPKKPTF; encoded by the coding sequence ATGGCTGTTGGCTTTCTTGCCCTTGGCGCCGGCGTGGCGTCGGCCCAGTCGGCCGGGGTGAAGTTCGCCTACATCGATTCCCGCGTCGTGCTCGACAAGGCGCCGGGGCGCGCCGCGGCGGAAAGCACCTTCCAGAAGGAGTACGACGCCGCGCAGGTCAAGATCAAGAAGATGCAGGACACGCTCGAGGCGATGGCGTCCGCGTACCAGAAGGGGGCGGCGCAGATGACGGCGGTGAATCGCGAACTGCGCGAGAAGGAGATTCGCGAGAAGCAGCAGTCGTTCGAGAACGCCGCGCGCTTGCTCGACGTGCAGATGCAGCAGCGGCAGAACGAGCTGGTGCAGCCGATGATGGCGCAGATCCGCGAGGTGCTGGATGCCCTTCGCAAGGAAGACGGCTACTCCTTCATCTTCGACATCGGGACGCAGGCGAGCGTGATCGTGGCGGCCGACTCGACGCTGAACGTGACGGACAAGGTCGTCTCGCGACTGAAGCCGATTCCGGTGACCGCGGCGAAGCCGGACTCGACGAAGCCGTCGGGGATGAAGGCGCAGCCGGCGGGCGTCGTGCCGAAGAAGCCGACCTTCTAG